The DNA segment GAGTGAGGTTGACCAATTCCTGGACGgtctgtgaaaacagagaaaacactggcTCATTAATTCACACTGAAAACCGACTTCACAGGTCTCGTCTGGCGTGACTCGCGACGCTCTACCTTGTTTTGAGATTGAGAGAAGTAGGACACGTTGAGCTGCAGTCCCATTTGAGCCAGAAGACACACGGTGCCGTTGCTGTTGTTTACGGAGTAGGATCCCCGCTCAGGCGTTCCTGGAGGAGTCGGTGCTGCTGTCGGAGCGCTGCTGGTACTGGTGGCCGTCGTAGGTGGAGGAGTCGTGCTGGTTTGATCCGCTACGCATACGCTCTCTGTGATGACAGAAATCAGGCAGTTGTCCATAAGCgctctttcaaaaaaaaaaaaaaaaaaacatgttcttgAAGAAGGAAAATGCCAGAAGGCCTTTACCTGTGGGACTCAGGTCATTTCCTGGCATGTACGCCTCCATCCTCATATCGGTGAAAGTGACAGTTGCTCCATCGACTCCGACAGAGGTGGCACTCGCACAGCGGTAGGTGGTGTTGATCGCTGCCGAGATCCCGACTGAAGTCGACACCACGGTGACCACATCTAGGACACAAGCGGTGAGGAAACAAGACACGCTGCATTTGACTTACTGAGCTTAATCTAGAAACGCCTCAGTTTGCTTCCACACTATTAAATCCTCAAAAGAAACGAACTATTATTGACACTGAAAGCATTACTGCCAATGGTTTGTACGATGCCTACTTGGATCTAACAGCAACAGccttcatttttcatcattGCAAAGTGTTTTCTTCAAATTGAATCAGCCTGTTCCAGATTTTAACCAGCATGCATGTAGGTGACAAATCAGGGGCGCCTTTAATCTTTTAGACTTCTcctttgcatatttttttaagttcattCAGGATATATAACAAACCGTGCGGGATGAGAGGCTAGTTTGCCGTGCCCTCTCTCCACACTCTACATGTGTACTTTACCGCAGCGAACAAGCTGAGCGGGTGTTTTTGTGCTCACCAGAGCTGTTGGCGTTGGGAAACACCGTCGTGTCGCTCAGATTGTACTGCAAGGTCAGGTTCGCCACGCTGTACAGACTTCCATTTGTTGAAAAGCTCAGGCCGAACGCGTGGCCAGACCCAAACACCGCCACCAACCACGGAGAGCCGCCGTCTGCGCCGCACGAGCTGCTGCTTGCGTCCACTGCGGTGGAGTCAGGCAGGGAGAACGCCGCTGTTCTCTGAGGAAGAGCACAAAGACTCAGCGGCAGAGAAAGACCTTTAAGTGGTTTTAAGGGAAATGAAGTCGGTGTGCACTTACTGAGCCGCTGGAGGTGTTGTACGCGATGGAGAACGACGCAGACAGATCAGCCTTAATGCAAGTGGAGTTTCCCTCTTTCACCTCAAGACTGACAGCATGGATGCCACCTGTAGGGGTGAAATTGCAATTTTTGTTCTTTAGCCCCAAATTTTATAAAGAACCAAGTCTGTGTGCCTGGTTTGAAACATCAACAGATACTCGTCCTTAAAGGCCTGCTTGCCCTCCGCGGGTTTGGGTTGACAAACATTGCGATTGGGTTTCATCTTGTTATTGCTGCCACCTGAACTCTGGTGAGCACCAAGCATCTGAGGCTTTTCTCAGTATTCGTTCAGATGAACGGTCATGTGGTTCATTTGAAATATGAACCGAGCGTGCACACATTTCAGCAGGCCAGCCTCAGGAAGTAACAGGTGTCAGCGCCACAATCTCTCTGCAGCATTTTCATTAGTGTGCGACACACAGTTAAAGAACACATACATGCACTTGGCTTTTACATACACAACAATAATTCCATTTAACCCTGTGAAAATTTTAGAGTAATAAAGGCTTTGTGGCATTATCTATCTAAAAACCTATAATAGCTGGGATAcagtgtggtgcagtggttcgtTCTGCTACGTGGCAGCAAGAATGTCTGGTTTAACTCCAGAGCTCGGAGGACTTTCTAtatggagtctgcatgttctccctttgcagGCCAGCATTTCCACAAGGAAACCCAGTTTGCTCCTACTATCAAATTACATGTTTGACACTTTACAGGCGTGTGACCCATCCAGGCTGTACTTTCACTTTCTCCCTCTGGAaactgggattgacttcagctGATCTGATATATTCACCAAACTGAATGGGAATTGATTAAATCCCTACAACTGAGTGTCCGACACTAACAAAGCAGTTCACACAAACCACCAGCAGAGGGCCGCATACAGCGACAAGTGACCACAGCCACCAAGCCCCAGCAGAAGATACattttagtttatttgagaTATTTCTTCTCTCTACAGTTGCATCATGTCCTGAGCAGCAGAGTCTAGAGACACACTTGTTCAGATGAATGCAGCTCCTGTGCACTCAGGCAACCTGCCAGACCTCCTCATCAGCAATGTGGACTATTAATATTATCTTGTGAAAACTGCCAACTCATAATATGCCACGTGACTGTGTGACTCATCTAGAAACCACGGCAGTCATTTAAGACTTCTGTATTTTTCCATTATCATAACTCACATCCCTAAAACATGTATATTCACATAAAAATGTATGATACAGTAAAGCAGCACAGAGGTTTCACCACTTCACACTTTCCGTTATGATTCGGCTGAAACGTGGCCATTGAACAACAGATGATTCTGTTTTTATGCCACATTATAAGAACTGAAAGGTTCACTGGTGTTGGTGAGTTATTTTTCTAGTAAACAATCATTTAAATAGCATTTGCTTGCTAAGAGACAAATATCTGAAAGGTTTGGCCTGCAGGTGGTGCCAGTCTTCCAGTATACTACTCATCAGTTCATAAGTCACTTATTGCAacttccttcttcctctgtctttACCTTGTGCCTCCTTCTTGCAGTTTACTGAACCGAGATTGAGTCCTGTCGGTGTTCGTCAAACAGAAAGTGCCTGTCCCTGTCTAACTGCAGCCTGACCTTACTGTAACCTCTCTGTCCGCCATGTAAACATGCAGCAGACAGTTTTCACAACAGTGCAATCTGATCATGAGGTGAAAGTGGCTGTGTGTACAAAGtatcaggctgcagcaggacatgTACCGACCTCCTGTTTAGACCAGAAatgcagagagacaaacagagcTTAGCATCAAGTCGGGACTTATTTAGAACCATTAATGTTTAAAACACAGAGGCATgtatttttgcagtatttttttttcttgccccAGCAGCCAGATGCTTAtgcgcgtgtttgtgtgttcgtTCAGGCTGATTAGACTGGTCATAAACTGACACTGTCAGTGGGCCCCTCCAGGGCTGTGTGCAGCACAAAGCCAGCATGCAAAGCTGTCAAATGACACAACAATGAGGCCAATCTGCTGGTGCACAACATCAACAAACTGTGAGCATCACATTAGAATGGAGGATAATAAAATGAGGATCAAGTCCAGGGATTTTTCCAGTCTCTGTGAACCGTGTACAACTTTTAAAAGCCATGGGTCCAACAGCACCAAGATCCACTTGTTGGTCAAATGTGGAGAGAATTTTCATGAATTTACATTGATGCTGACTTTCAAAACATGGTCCCTTTTTAAATTAACATGTTGAGTTAATTTATGAATGAATATAACTtcaaagtggagaaaaacaaaaacgtgcCCAACTCAAACAACTTCACAAATTACCTTCTTCAGTAATAAAAATCTGCCTGATCAAAGTGGAATAATCAAGATAAAGTTGGGGTCATTTTGTGTACTTGTTTTGTCGAGCTAGGGTAAGAGAGCAACCCATTTCATATTGAGTTCAAGATGTTAATTATTTGTTGGAAGCTCCAAAGGCCTGCTCTGATGAAATAGTTCTTAGGCCACAACAAATTCAGGCCGTGGCTCAACACAGAGGTGCAGAAAGAACAACCTATTGGTTATGAAATATATGTTACAATTTAAGCTCCAGAAAGTACTTGGTCCTGTGTAACCATGCTCCAACTGGAGTCCATATCTTTAAGTAGCactgtcaaacaaaaaaaataaatattaaatcagTGGTTCCACCTCCTGAAGTTCAATTACAACTGTTGACTACAATAACTATCAAGTCTGACCAATGAGCACTTCTATTGTCTTATCATACTGAAAAGCTTTTGTGGTTGATTGCTGGTCAGGGCAAAACACGACATTTCAGGCTGGGCCTGATGATTTTTATGCCATCATTTCCTGGATAGATATCCAGAAATATTACTCAATCTCGAAGTTAGATCATTAAAAAGCTAACATCATTCATTTGTGAATATATCTATTCTGGACATTTTTGTTTGCTTGACAAATTGTTAACTTCCATTATTAACTGTGCCAGTGTGTAAGCAAACATCCTCATTGCAGGACCATTAAAAGATTATCTTATCTTTTGCTAATCATTACCTTCTGCTGTAAATAGGAGATAAAAGAGCTAACATCTATAGCATATAACTATGTGGGGCAAATTTGAAATGAGTGAAACAAGTATTGAAAAAGAACAGAATGTTTGGGGGTCCATGGGGGCACAGAGGGGGGTTGTGGTTGACTTCCCTAAAGCGACATTAGATCTCATCATAGTGAGACCACAAATCTTTCTAAaagattaaaatatatattacagaaaattaaaaaaaaaatgcgtgaAACCCGCTCGACCTAACAAACGCTGTGAGCGCCCCTGAACACCGACCGACGGCGCCTGTCGTGACGTCGTCAGGCTAGCGGTTTCAGTAAAGGGCGCCTTAAAAccgcacaaaacaaacaaacaaacaaaaacactcaccTAAAACCGCCAACCATGAGGCTAGCAGCATGGCCAGGGCGTGACAGAGCCGCATGGCTGAAGCTAACAGGTACGGTCAGCAGAAAGCAGGTAAAATCCCGCAGAGACGGTGTTGTGTCGCCCGCTGCAGACGCAGGTGGGTCTACGCACGAACCGCACTTGACTTAACGGAGCTCAAAcggaagctgtttgttttccgTCTCCCTCTTGTTTACGCTTCTCTGCAGACGGGGTGAGCGGTGGCGGTGGTGTCCCCGAAGCTCGTCCCGGTGGGTAGAGCCGCTGTTAGATGTCCGTGGCAGCTACACAGTCAGAATAAGCCATGTCCCGTCATGTGAACCGGGAGCATTTAGAGCGGCCCAGTCACGTGAGCCCGccccctcctcgtcctccctccCCTTCCGCCAGCTCCACTTCATAGAAACAaacgcaaataaataacatacaAATACATAACACAACTGATAGCACCACTCTTGTCCTCAGATTTATGGTGCTAGGTAACTTTACTTGTATGATAAAATAATGTAGGACAGGAGATACCAGCAGAGTGTAAAGAGACACCCAATGAGAAAAATAGAGCTCTTCCAGGAATAATGTTACAATGAAAATGACTTCTCACTCCAGTGTCACCATGGAAGGATTTCTGAACTGGACCTACCAGGCACAGGCTCGAAAATAAGAAGGCCCCAGAGTGATACACTATCATCAACGATACTTTATGCCCATCCCAAATAATTGACATTAAGACACACAAATGAAATGATCACATTAAAAGGGACACAACGTGTTATCGGAACGATTTCAAAtgtcaaagaaacacaaaatcacAGGAGGATGGAAAACTAGCAAAAGAGTGTCTAAGTAGCACACACTGACAACGTAAAGCAAAAAAGACAGCAAAGagacaaaactgcaaaaacagtCACAGACAATGgttgatttatttaaaacaaaatgaaagctggggTGGACAAGATCAGAATGGAACATTCCTGAAATTCTTGAAGGTCATGGATTTTAAATAAGTTGTATCATGTTTGAGCTGGAGCACAGCTTGGTTCTATGAGGTGATAGCATGcaagcttctctctctctctctctctctctcacacacacacacacacacacactgctgtgcagCCTGCATAGTGCATGGTTAGTCAGCTGACACCTTCATCAATTCACGAGGGTGTGCAAAACCCTAGAAGGAACGCAGAGGCAGCCTTaatgctgctgtcagagtctTACCATGACCCCGCTAAATTCTCCCCACATAGCTCAACTACACTTTAACAACGGACAAgcagttttctttatttaaaaatgaggCTATAATTCCAGACTACAAGCTTTTAAATAGTGATTTCTCAATGATGAATATTCCCAGTTTTTAAGGAAGTGAAACTGCTGTAgcctttcattttcacttcttaCTAATGATGCAGCAAAAACCTGGCGGTTTTCTTCCCAGCATTTactaaaatcaaacattttcatatttcacaACTGAAATACTTTCATACTGTATCCAACTCCTTTTAGTTActaaaactgctttaaaaaaactaaattatcaAGCTTCTCTTTACTGTACTTTATTTAAAAGCCAGATTGGCTTGCAGGAGATTGTGTGTGAAGATGTGTGGAACACCACCAAGCTGAGACAAAACCTTGAGAATACATTCCACTTTGAATTCATTATTTGAAATTGTCCAAAGAAGCTGGTTGTCTACAAATCACTCACTCAATCATTAAATATCCATTTATTCAGTTCACTTTTTCGCACTCTTACATAGAATACAATCTgatctagaaaaaaaaagaaag comes from the Salarias fasciatus chromosome 1, fSalaFa1.1, whole genome shotgun sequence genome and includes:
- the lamp1a gene encoding lysosome-associated membrane glycoprotein 1a, with the protein product MRLCHALAMLLASWLAVLGGIHAVSLEVKEGNSTCIKADLSASFSIAYNTSSGSRTAAFSLPDSTAVDASSSSCGADGGSPWLVAVFGSGHAFGLSFSTNGSLYSVANLTLQYNLSDTTVFPNANSSDVVTVVSTSVGISAAINTTYRCASATSVGVDGATVTFTDMRMEAYMPGNDLSPTESVCVADQTSTTPPPTTATSTSSAPTAAPTPPGTPERGSYSVNNSNGTVCLLAQMGLQLNVSYFSQSQNKTVQELVNLTPSLTNSSGSCEASSATLVLTQEQTTNLNFTFTLNSTTNKYHLSAISLFASWSDMAGPFSARNTTLNYMRSTVGRSYMCNAEQTLAVEPAFSLNTFRLQVQPFGVTTDQFATAEECQLDQDQMLIPIIVGAALAGLVLIVLIAYLIGRKRSHAGYQTI